The following coding sequences lie in one Deltaproteobacteria bacterium genomic window:
- a CDS encoding sigma-70 family RNA polymerase sigma factor: protein MLGTASSAPGPRFRELYRAHYGFVWHTARRFGVEEAQLDDAVQDTFVTAYRRIDGLRETAPRPWLYAIARRIASNYRRSGHRRGRRHEALRQQADAGDRATLQLEALHTLETFSRELSDVERELFVLSELDGMSGGEIASTLSMPASTVYDRVRALRARFQRHVADGDVTLARARGDRPRASAKTWALLLMRLPRELVAAPASSWAATLTAAKFALGTAVVVVGLAAVVERSRASAPSSARTASATTQGNSRAQTVDAAPLPPPTIGLRDATPTSSPAARDTRSSPAGPRAAMPPLAAPSRPSTTSAAPTPAPASTPDDAHPPALDDETRWLREGTTALARGDAAHALALTERHAASFPDSALADVRDALKVDALCALGRADAARREAAALWRRRPDSPVAARVRDACSSPP from the coding sequence ATGCTCGGCACCGCCTCCAGCGCCCCCGGCCCGCGATTCCGCGAGCTGTACCGCGCGCACTACGGCTTCGTGTGGCACACCGCGCGCCGCTTCGGGGTCGAGGAGGCACAGCTCGACGACGCGGTGCAGGACACCTTCGTCACCGCGTATCGGCGCATCGATGGCCTCCGCGAGACCGCGCCGCGCCCGTGGCTGTACGCGATCGCCCGCAGGATCGCGAGCAACTACCGGCGCAGCGGCCACCGCCGCGGGCGACGACACGAGGCGTTGCGACAGCAGGCCGACGCGGGCGATCGCGCGACGCTGCAGCTGGAGGCACTGCACACCCTCGAGACGTTCTCGCGCGAGCTCTCCGACGTCGAGCGCGAGCTCTTCGTGCTCAGCGAGCTCGACGGGATGAGCGGCGGCGAGATCGCGAGCACGCTCTCGATGCCGGCGAGCACGGTCTACGATCGCGTGCGCGCGCTCCGGGCCCGCTTCCAGCGTCACGTGGCCGATGGCGACGTCACGCTCGCGCGGGCTCGCGGTGATCGACCGCGGGCGTCCGCGAAGACGTGGGCGCTCCTGCTGATGCGGCTGCCCCGCGAGCTCGTCGCGGCGCCGGCCTCGAGCTGGGCGGCGACACTCACCGCCGCGAAGTTCGCGTTGGGCACCGCGGTCGTCGTCGTGGGTCTCGCCGCGGTGGTCGAGCGCAGCCGTGCCTCGGCACCTTCGTCCGCCCGCACCGCCAGCGCGACGACGCAGGGGAACTCGCGGGCGCAGACGGTCGACGCGGCGCCGCTTCCACCACCGACGATCGGCCTGCGCGACGCGACGCCGACGTCGTCACCGGCGGCACGCGACACGCGATCCTCACCGGCGGGCCCGCGCGCCGCGATGCCACCGCTTGCAGCGCCATCGCGGCCATCGACCACGTCCGCCGCGCCGACGCCGGCGCCCGCGTCGACACCCGACGACGCCCACCCGCCCGCGCTCGACGACGAGACCCGATGGCTCCGCGAGGGCACCACGGCGCTCGCGCGAGGCGACGCCGCACACGCGCTCGCGCTGACCGAGCGCCACGCCGCGAGCTTCCCCGACAGCGCCCTCGCCGACGTCCGTGACGCACTGAAGGTGGACGCCCTGTGCGCGCTGGGTCGTGCCGATGCGGCCCGCCGCGAGGCCGCCGCGCTGTGGCGACGACGGCCGGATTCACCGGTCGCGGCCCGGGTGCGCGACGCATGTTCGAGCCCGCCGTAG
- a CDS encoding ABC transporter permease, giving the protein MNANDSTAMVSPLSTLWFWAGFHARRTIKRNAVMLGIMGAVVLALVLRLFSNSSPEELRVFVMSMVVPLFAMFFGTGGLREEIEDQTLTYAFTRPQPRGNIFLARTLAAVLVTLVPMSLGAVIAFEGPLELPRDLAVGVLAIAGYTAVFAVLGLVLRRPTLVGLGVLVWDQIVGGVPGFLSRLTLRAHVHGLLGVHPASSWLRPNVEPPTWWISLPTLVLVTAAALALGRWWVNHRELVVPK; this is encoded by the coding sequence ATGAACGCCAACGACTCCACCGCCATGGTCTCGCCGCTCTCGACGCTGTGGTTCTGGGCCGGCTTCCACGCCCGCCGCACGATCAAGCGCAACGCGGTCATGCTCGGGATCATGGGTGCCGTGGTGCTCGCGCTGGTGCTGAGGCTGTTCTCGAACAGCTCGCCCGAGGAGCTGCGGGTCTTCGTGATGTCGATGGTGGTACCGCTGTTCGCGATGTTCTTCGGCACCGGCGGGCTGCGCGAGGAGATCGAGGATCAGACCCTCACCTACGCCTTCACACGCCCGCAGCCCCGCGGCAACATCTTCCTCGCGCGCACGCTCGCGGCGGTGCTCGTGACACTGGTGCCGATGTCGCTGGGCGCCGTGATCGCGTTCGAGGGCCCGCTCGAGCTGCCGCGCGACCTCGCCGTCGGCGTCCTGGCGATCGCCGGCTACACGGCCGTCTTCGCGGTGCTCGGCCTGGTGCTCCGGCGCCCGACCCTGGTCGGCCTCGGCGTGCTGGTGTGGGATCAGATCGTCGGCGGCGTACCGGGCTTCCTCTCGCGCCTCACCCTGCGTGCCCACGTTCACGGCCTGCTCGGCGTGCATCCGGCCAGCAGCTGGCTGCGCCCCAACGTCGAACCGCCGACGTGGTGGATCAGCCTGCCCACCCTCGTGCTCGTCACCGCCGCCGCGCTCGCGCTCGGTCGCTGGTGGGTGAACCACCGCGAGCTCGTGGTGCCGAAGTAG
- a CDS encoding ABC transporter ATP-binding protein yields MSDATISVRGVSKLFGLVRALDEIDLELTPGVTGLLGPNGSGKSTLLKLISGQLRPDTGEVRVLGRDPFADPQAMAAVGLCPEHDRFYEELRAIDFVTALVQLHGYPRAAARARAEAALGRVALERVWNKPLREMSRGMRQRVKIGQAIAHDPAVVLLDEPLTGTDPVGRADLIALVTGLGEAGATVVVSSHVLHEVEAMTPRVVLIRYGRLRAQGNIRRLRALLGDRPYRIRLEVDRPRDLAARLVHTASTRAVVLVDERTLELTCVDLDAALVELPALADELGMVLYRMTSPDADLESLYGYLVS; encoded by the coding sequence ATGAGCGACGCGACCATCTCGGTACGCGGGGTCTCGAAGCTGTTCGGGCTGGTGCGCGCGCTCGACGAGATCGACCTCGAGCTGACACCCGGCGTCACGGGATTGCTCGGCCCCAACGGATCGGGCAAGTCGACGCTGCTCAAGCTGATCTCGGGGCAGCTGCGGCCCGACACCGGCGAGGTGCGGGTGCTCGGCCGCGATCCCTTCGCCGACCCGCAGGCGATGGCGGCGGTCGGCCTTTGCCCCGAACACGACCGCTTCTACGAGGAGCTGCGCGCGATCGACTTCGTGACCGCGCTGGTGCAGCTGCACGGCTACCCGCGCGCAGCCGCGCGTGCGCGGGCCGAGGCCGCGCTCGGCCGCGTGGCGCTCGAGCGGGTGTGGAACAAGCCGCTGCGCGAGATGAGTCGCGGCATGCGACAGCGCGTGAAGATCGGCCAGGCCATCGCCCACGACCCGGCGGTGGTGCTGCTCGACGAGCCGCTGACCGGCACCGATCCGGTCGGCCGCGCCGATCTCATCGCGCTGGTCACGGGGCTCGGCGAGGCCGGCGCGACCGTGGTGGTGTCGAGCCACGTGCTGCACGAGGTCGAGGCCATGACGCCGCGGGTGGTGCTCATCCGCTACGGCCGCCTGCGCGCGCAGGGCAACATCCGGCGCCTACGGGCGCTGCTCGGTGATCGCCCCTATCGCATCCGGCTCGAGGTCGATCGCCCACGCGATCTCGCCGCGCGGCTGGTGCATACCGCCAGCACCCGCGCGGTGGTGTTGGTCGACGAGCGCACGCTCGAGCTCACCTGCGTCGATCTCGACGCGGCGCTGGTCGAGCTGCCCGCGCTCGCCGACGAGCTCGGCATGGTGCTGTACCGCATGACCTCGCCCGACGCAGATCTCGAGAGCCTCTACGGATACCTGGTGTCGTGA
- a CDS encoding ABC transporter ATP-binding protein has translation MALVSLRGLRKSFGGFQALRDVTCDIDGRAIGLLGPNGAGKTTLIRVMLGLLAPDAGAVAVLGLDARTEPAAVRARVGYAMEGPDRIGGLSGLESVAYAGELSGLARRAAILRAHEVLDLVGLDDARMRPVEEYSTGMHQRVKLAMALVHDPELLLLDEPTSGLDPESREDLLSLLVRLRDGEGPAVMLSTHLLHDVERTCDACVIMHAGQVRFSGPLAQLQVQSRTQFEVRFDAAPDALVGVLANAGCSLAPGRKPGAFIVTLPEHLDARAIWWAATQAGIRLHHVEPRALSLEEAFLSAVAEAEAVAP, from the coding sequence GTGGCATTGGTTTCTCTTCGGGGCCTGCGAAAGTCCTTCGGTGGCTTCCAGGCGTTACGCGACGTCACCTGCGACATCGACGGCCGCGCCATCGGCCTGTTGGGCCCCAACGGGGCCGGCAAGACCACGCTCATCCGCGTGATGCTCGGGCTGTTGGCCCCCGACGCGGGCGCCGTGGCGGTGCTCGGCCTCGACGCTCGCACCGAGCCCGCGGCCGTGCGTGCGCGGGTCGGCTACGCGATGGAAGGGCCGGACCGCATCGGTGGTTTGTCGGGCCTCGAGTCGGTCGCCTACGCCGGCGAGCTGTCCGGACTCGCGCGTCGGGCCGCGATCCTGCGTGCGCACGAGGTGCTCGATCTCGTGGGCCTCGACGACGCCCGCATGCGACCGGTCGAGGAGTACAGCACCGGCATGCACCAACGCGTCAAGCTCGCGATGGCCTTGGTCCACGACCCCGAGCTGTTGTTGCTCGACGAGCCGACCAGCGGCCTCGACCCCGAGAGTCGCGAGGACCTGCTGTCGCTGCTGGTGCGCCTGCGCGACGGCGAGGGCCCGGCGGTGATGCTCTCGACCCACCTGCTGCACGACGTCGAGCGCACCTGCGACGCCTGCGTGATCATGCACGCGGGCCAGGTGCGGTTCTCCGGGCCGCTGGCGCAGCTGCAGGTGCAGTCGCGCACGCAGTTCGAGGTCCGCTTCGACGCCGCCCCCGATGCGCTGGTCGGCGTGCTCGCCAATGCCGGCTGCTCGCTCGCCCCCGGCCGCAAGCCGGGCGCGTTCATCGTGACGCTGCCCGAGCACCTCGATGCGCGCGCGATCTGGTGGGCCGCGACGCAGGCCGGTATCCGCCTGCACCACGTCGAGCCGCGGGCGCTCTCGCTCGAAGAGGCGTTCCTCTCGGCGGTCGCCGAGGCCGAGGCGGTGGCGCCATGA
- a CDS encoding cytochrome c — protein MRFIALLSCLSAFACDSGEDDDDDDGGGSDNARTDGVLALSGDATAGMTTFTQVCGTSSCHGADGNTPGTPDTERLSDAVPTLGDRAIVNVILNGKEGMPPQSQLSDQQIADVLAYVQATF, from the coding sequence TTGCGATTCATTGCCCTCCTTTCATGCCTTTCTGCCTTTGCCTGCGACAGCGGGGAGGACGACGACGACGACGACGGTGGCGGCTCCGACAACGCGCGCACCGACGGCGTGCTCGCGCTCAGCGGCGACGCGACCGCGGGCATGACCACGTTCACGCAGGTCTGTGGCACGTCGTCCTGCCACGGCGCCGACGGCAACACCCCCGGCACCCCCGACACCGAGCGCCTGTCGGACGCGGTGCCGACCCTGGGCGATCGCGCGATCGTCAACGTGATCTTGAACGGCAAGGAGGGCATGCCGCCGCAGTCGCAGCTCAGCGACCAGCAGATCGCCGACGTGCTCGCCTACGTGCAGGCGACCTTCTGA
- a CDS encoding DUF3160 domain-containing protein, with amino-acid sequence MPTSRSRATSIATLAAALLACHPAAPAQPAVDTPPSPLIEPPAPARPVPRWASAILPKDAGGPALEHVRNLERLPELTAAQREHLARDGFFVAQQPGPKARDTSAAHARTGARAKHLFQVYERNDYVRFPSYVTVDLAIDLTHQYFDVVLRRLEREHLSPMLHRALRELLQQAERQLATAKKGDARAGAHAAAVFWGTALHLLEQPAAGDKPDEIAVKRPWVDPDAPPEPPPTASDRPPPSKLSRAIRDEVAANVAAIHAASGKHSFPAWGLELDLTQTKPRSHYADDGVLQRYFRAMSLIGMASFAVTGEAARPATALALVRSYAAAKAAHAPWQSVLDISNFIVGAPPTAGLAQAAARVGEHDASLLAAPLERWLAAQPQILAAWQALPAHPIDSQRGPVIEPLGKRVFVDTLAMSQMLPLATELSADRGDVLMRMMGAAGAAAVLGDPTAGEIAAGDDPKIAQALLKGRARIAGLDARDDAYHRTLAALRGVLGSDATWFEPHAWQRRGLQSFAGGWAMLRHDTLLYAYEMGAECDAEEFPAPHGWVEPMPQVYADLRGMVEGFGARLESAGIVEREPAEDEYGQFHTVRRKTEAIAAFLRQLETWSAKELRGEPFTPEERTAIATVGGFAEHVLLTFADAYELGDGNDDMAVVADVFTWRGQALEVGVGHPELIYALIPTPEGWMVARGAVLGYREFLVPAAGRLTDETWRRELAASADFLSQRRPPWLAPITAEPVAVIELPPKLEAQSRCEYFGGAFEL; translated from the coding sequence ATGCCGACGTCCCGATCCCGCGCCACCTCGATCGCCACGCTCGCCGCGGCGCTGCTCGCCTGTCACCCCGCCGCGCCCGCGCAGCCGGCCGTCGACACGCCCCCGTCGCCATTGATCGAGCCGCCGGCGCCGGCGCGCCCGGTGCCGCGCTGGGCCAGCGCGATCCTGCCGAAGGACGCCGGTGGCCCCGCGCTCGAGCACGTGCGCAACCTCGAGCGGTTGCCCGAGCTCACCGCTGCGCAGCGTGAACACCTCGCGCGCGATGGCTTCTTCGTCGCGCAGCAACCCGGGCCGAAGGCGCGCGACACCTCGGCCGCCCACGCCCGCACCGGCGCGCGCGCCAAGCACCTGTTCCAGGTCTACGAGCGCAACGACTACGTGCGCTTCCCCAGCTACGTCACCGTCGATCTCGCGATCGATCTGACCCACCAGTACTTCGACGTCGTGCTGCGACGACTCGAGCGTGAGCACCTCTCGCCGATGCTCCATCGCGCACTGCGGGAGCTGCTGCAGCAAGCCGAGCGGCAGCTCGCGACCGCGAAGAAGGGTGACGCGCGCGCGGGCGCCCACGCGGCCGCGGTGTTCTGGGGCACGGCGCTGCACCTGCTCGAGCAGCCCGCCGCGGGCGACAAGCCCGACGAGATCGCGGTCAAGCGGCCGTGGGTCGACCCCGACGCGCCACCGGAGCCGCCACCGACCGCCAGCGATCGACCACCGCCGAGCAAGCTCTCGCGGGCGATCCGCGACGAGGTCGCGGCCAACGTCGCGGCGATCCACGCCGCGAGCGGCAAGCACAGCTTCCCCGCGTGGGGGCTCGAGCTGGATCTGACGCAGACCAAGCCGCGCTCGCACTACGCCGACGACGGCGTGCTGCAGCGGTACTTCCGCGCGATGAGCCTCATCGGCATGGCCAGCTTCGCAGTCACCGGCGAAGCTGCCCGACCGGCGACCGCACTGGCGTTGGTGCGATCGTACGCGGCGGCGAAGGCCGCCCACGCACCATGGCAGTCGGTGCTCGACATCTCGAACTTCATCGTCGGTGCGCCGCCGACCGCCGGGCTCGCCCAGGCGGCCGCGCGTGTGGGCGAGCACGACGCATCGCTGCTCGCGGCGCCGCTCGAGCGATGGCTCGCCGCGCAGCCGCAGATCCTCGCGGCGTGGCAGGCCCTGCCGGCGCACCCCATCGACAGCCAGCGCGGCCCCGTGATCGAGCCGCTCGGCAAGCGGGTGTTCGTGGACACGCTCGCGATGTCGCAGATGCTGCCGCTGGCCACGGAGCTGTCCGCGGATCGCGGCGACGTGCTGATGCGGATGATGGGCGCGGCCGGTGCCGCGGCCGTGCTCGGCGACCCCACGGCCGGCGAGATCGCAGCCGGCGACGACCCCAAGATCGCGCAGGCGCTACTGAAAGGGCGCGCGCGCATCGCTGGCCTCGACGCGCGCGACGACGCGTACCACCGCACGCTCGCCGCGCTGAGGGGCGTGCTCGGCAGCGACGCGACATGGTTCGAGCCGCACGCGTGGCAGCGCCGCGGCTTGCAGAGCTTCGCCGGCGGCTGGGCGATGCTGCGTCACGACACGCTGCTGTACGCCTACGAGATGGGCGCCGAGTGCGACGCCGAGGAGTTCCCGGCACCGCACGGCTGGGTCGAGCCGATGCCGCAGGTCTATGCCGACCTGCGCGGCATGGTCGAGGGCTTCGGCGCGCGGCTCGAGTCGGCCGGCATCGTCGAGCGCGAGCCCGCCGAGGACGAGTACGGCCAGTTCCACACCGTGCGACGCAAGACCGAGGCGATCGCCGCGTTCCTGCGGCAGCTCGAGACGTGGTCGGCCAAGGAGCTCCGCGGCGAGCCGTTCACGCCCGAAGAACGCACCGCGATCGCGACCGTCGGTGGCTTCGCGGAGCACGTGCTGCTGACGTTCGCCGATGCCTACGAGCTCGGCGACGGCAACGACGACATGGCCGTGGTCGCCGACGTGTTCACGTGGCGCGGACAGGCACTCGAGGTCGGCGTCGGACACCCCGAGCTGATCTACGCGCTCATCCCCACGCCCGAGGGCTGGATGGTCGCGCGCGGGGCCGTGCTCGGCTACCGCGAGTTCCTGGTGCCCGCCGCCGGGCGCCTGACCGACGAGACCTGGCGTCGCGAGCTGGCCGCGTCCGCTGACTTCCTGTCGCAGCGCCGGCCACCGTGGCTGGCGCCGATCACCGCCGAGCCGGTGGCGGTGATCGAGCTGCCGCCGAAGCTCGAGGCGCAGTCGCGGTGCGAGTACTTCGGCGGCGCGTTCGAGCTGTGA
- a CDS encoding Uma2 family endonuclease, with the protein MHAHARRAATYADVLDAPAHTIAEVLDGELRVRPRPSAIHAVAASALGEELGPPFKRGRGGPGGWILLDEPELHLATDICVPDLAGWRRERMPAVPRTAFLTLAPDWIAEVTSPATAKYDRTDKLRIYARERVAWVWLVDPLARTLEVLRLEASGWLLRASFRDEAPVRAEPFDAIEIDLGALWRDVEIEPEAPR; encoded by the coding sequence GTGCACGCACACGCCCGCCGCGCCGCGACCTACGCCGACGTGCTCGACGCGCCGGCGCACACGATCGCCGAGGTGCTCGACGGCGAGCTCCGGGTGCGGCCGCGACCGTCAGCCATCCATGCGGTCGCAGCGAGCGCGCTCGGAGAAGAGCTCGGCCCGCCGTTCAAGCGAGGGCGAGGCGGCCCGGGCGGCTGGATCCTGCTCGACGAACCTGAGCTCCATCTGGCGACGGACATCTGCGTGCCCGATCTCGCTGGTTGGCGGCGCGAGCGAATGCCCGCCGTGCCGCGCACGGCGTTCCTCACCCTGGCGCCCGACTGGATCGCCGAAGTCACGAGTCCCGCCACCGCGAAGTACGATCGGACGGACAAGCTCCGCATCTACGCCCGCGAACGCGTCGCTTGGGTGTGGCTCGTCGATCCCCTGGCGCGCACGCTCGAAGTGCTCCGCCTCGAGGCGTCGGGCTGGCTGCTGCGCGCGAGCTTCCGCGACGAAGCTCCCGTGCGCGCGGAGCCGTTCGACGCGATCGAGATCGACCTCGGAGCGTTGTGGCGTGACGTCGAGATCGAGCCCGAAGCACCGCGCTAG